The segment CCCGAAAACAACCTGTGCCTGGGCTCCCACACCCGCAGCACCAATAGTATGAGCAATGGTATTAAGACTTAAAATGGCTGAGAGCGGCCTGTCGATATCTTTTTTTAATGATCGTAAAATATTACCGGAGGCATGTCCCTGTTTTTCAAGTACGGCGATGTATGAAGGTGTAATTGATAATAATACCGCCTCCAGGATAGAGCATAGAAAGGAGACTCCAATTGCAAGTGCCAAATAAAATAATAATAAACCCATATCGCCTAAAATAGGATAAATTGTAGTGAGGAGTAAACTTTAAGTGTCTTTTAAAATAAAAAACCGCAGCTACGAACTGCGGTTTCAATTAATCAAATTCCGGTTTTTTAGTATTTATGAAATTTCAATTTTCTTTGCTGTTTTTTCTTCGAGTTTTGGGATGGTGATATGAAGTTCACCATTTGTAAAAGTTGCATCCACATGTTCGCTGTCAACAATGTTGGGCAATGACAGAGCACGGCTAAATTTACCACGACCGGTCTCAACTCTGTGATATCTACGGCCGTTTTCTTTTTCTTCTTCTTTCCAACTGCGTTCTCCGCTCACAGTTAGCACGCTGTTTTCAATCTCAATATTAATGTCTTCTTTATCCATGCCAGGCAGAGCAAGTGTTACTTCAAATGTTGAATCTGTCTCTGCTACATCCATTTTCGGTACAAACCGATCTCTGTTCATGGTAGACATTTTATCAAACATCTGATCCATCAGGTCAGTAAAACTTTCAGGTCTGTTTCCATTCTGATCTTCAGGCATTGTTGGAAAATTTTTGGTCAACATAACTCTTCACCTCCGTTTTTTTTAAATCACGTTATCTCTTTTCTACTTCAGTATTGGTGAATACAAAATATATGCCAATGCCAATATCATGAAAAAAATGTCAAATTTATGCGATTCAAATTGACATTTTTTCAAATTTCAGTTTAAAAAATGACAGATTTCTTTAAGAATGGCAGTTTTAAAGATTACAAGAGTCAGGGACTCATCTATAAAATAAATGGAAGTAACTGAACCAATCAGACAAAATAGATAATCGCGAATACCACAAAGCTGAGAAGTATAAAGCTCATGACAACTTCCACAGCATGACTGTATTTTGCAGATTCTTGCTGCGTATCTGTGAATGGATTAAGCCAAACAAGGGGATCTTTGAATTTTTCAGTCATAAAACCGGCCAGCCAAAGTGTAGCATTTTCTGCGTAGCCGTAAAACCTATCCACATTTGTGACGAATACTTTTTCAGTCAGGGGTCGGGCTTTTCGATAGAACCAATCGAAATCTAAAAGAATGTTTTCAGTACCGGCAAATTTGTTTCTGAAGAGCCAGAAGCCGATGAATGCAAAGACAAGTATCTGAACCATCTCCACGAGGTGGTATACATCATACGGATGGTACTCTACAGGAAATGGCAGTTGACTGTAAAGCACATTCGGATAAAGGCCAATGAGGATACAGAAAAAAGCCCCAATTCCCATTCCGGCAATCATGTTTTTTGGTATTGGTTTGAGATCGGTAATCTCTTCTTTGGCCTCGCCGAACCATGTAAAGTAAGGCAGTTTCAAACCGCTGTGAAGGAAAGAGCCGATGGAAGCGATCGTTAATAACAGCATCCCCCATTCAAGATGAGCTTCTCCGGCTGCACTTACGACCATTGTTTTACTTGTGAATCCATTAAAAAGAGGTGCTCCTGAAACGGCTAAGCCACCAACCATGTAGAGAGCAACGACCGTTTTCATTTTGTTTGCGAGTCCGCCGAGTTCTGTGAGTTTACTTCTGCCCGTTACATAAATCACCGCACCGGCACCCATAAAGAGAAGAGACTTAAACAAAACATTGTTTACGGCGTGAGCAGCGGACGCATTCAGCGCCATTTCCGACCCGATTCCTACGCCTGCAACCATATAACCAATTTGGCTGACAATGGAGTAGGAAAGAATCTGTCGAATATCATTTGAGATGAGAGCAAAAATTGTCCCGTAAACTCCCATCATCACACCGATCCCAATTAGAATGCTCCATTCAGGGAACAGTCGAATCATTACATAGACGGCAGATTTGGTTGTGATAGCGCACATAAATATAGCGCCGGTGATCGTTGCTTTGGGATATGCATCAGCCAGCCATGCGTGCAGGGGAGGGACGGCTGCGTTTACGGCAATTCCCAGAAGCATCAGCGTTGAGGGCAGAGTAAATCGATAGGGCAGACTTTCAATCAGCAAAGAACCAGTGTGAGAGAAATGTAACAGAATTCCCGTCATCAATAGTCCTCCGCCAAACATATGGACGATCAGATAACGCATTCCGGCGCGATCCGTTTCGGCCGTTTTTCGTGCCCAGATAAGGTACACAGAACTGACTGCCATCAACTCCCAAAAGACAAAAAGAGTGAAATAATCACCGGCAAATGTAACCCCCAAAGCGCCACCTGCATAAACAAGTGCCGAGCTTTGCTGACCTACATCTTTCAAGTGCAATGCATAGACTCCGCCAATAATCGTTACAAGAGAAAATGCAATTCCAAATACTCTGCTGAGAGCATCCACGTGGACAGGTATCAGTTCGTATACCCCGAATACTAATGACATCGTTAAACCATTTGGATATTGCCAAAGCGATACCAATGCAATCAACGGGAACACCAAAAATGCTGAGGACCGCGTTTTTTCCGGAAGCAATGGAAGTAAAAATGCTCCCAGGATCATCACAACGGCCGGTATGAATAACAGATCAACGATCATAATATCCTTCTTTTCTATAGATCAACAGTTTGCCCAATCCTTTTGCTATATAGATGGTGAACACGCATCCCAGGAATCCAAAAATTCCATAAAATAGTGGAATGGAGTTCCACCAATGATGGTGATAATCCGCTAAAACCGTAAACTCGAGGATCAGGGTTATGAGAGCCAATACTCCCAAAACAATCCAGTGCCAGGTTTTCATAGTTCTGTTTGATTAAAAATGAACATCTTAACCTCCCGCAAATAAACTTCCTGCGATAGAGGTCGCCAAATCAAAAAAGCTAAAAAACAGGTTCGGAAACAATCCGAATAAAATTGATAAAACGGCGGTTCCAAAAAGCGGAACAACCATGAAAGGTGAAGCTTCTCCATATTTCTCAAGTCCTTCTCCTTTTCTAAAATAGGCCCGCTGAATAATGGGGAAGAAATAGCCAACATTCAGAAGTCCACTAATAATTAAGATAATAAGCGGT is part of the Balneolaceae bacterium genome and harbors:
- a CDS encoding Hsp20/alpha crystallin family protein gives rise to the protein MLTKNFPTMPEDQNGNRPESFTDLMDQMFDKMSTMNRDRFVPKMDVAETDSTFEVTLALPGMDKEDINIEIENSVLTVSGERSWKEEEKENGRRYHRVETGRGKFSRALSLPNIVDSEHVDATFTNGELHITIPKLEEKTAKKIEIS
- a CDS encoding Na(+)/H(+) antiporter subunit D gives rise to the protein MIVDLLFIPAVVMILGAFLLPLLPEKTRSSAFLVFPLIALVSLWQYPNGLTMSLVFGVYELIPVHVDALSRVFGIAFSLVTIIGGVYALHLKDVGQQSSALVYAGGALGVTFAGDYFTLFVFWELMAVSSVYLIWARKTAETDRAGMRYLIVHMFGGGLLMTGILLHFSHTGSLLIESLPYRFTLPSTLMLLGIAVNAAVPPLHAWLADAYPKATITGAIFMCAITTKSAVYVMIRLFPEWSILIGIGVMMGVYGTIFALISNDIRQILSYSIVSQIGYMVAGVGIGSEMALNASAAHAVNNVLFKSLLFMGAGAVIYVTGRSKLTELGGLANKMKTVVALYMVGGLAVSGAPLFNGFTSKTMVVSAAGEAHLEWGMLLLTIASIGSFLHSGLKLPYFTWFGEAKEEITDLKPIPKNMIAGMGIGAFFCILIGLYPNVLYSQLPFPVEYHPYDVYHLVEMVQILVFAFIGFWLFRNKFAGTENILLDFDWFYRKARPLTEKVFVTNVDRFYGYAENATLWLAGFMTEKFKDPLVWLNPFTDTQQESAKYSHAVEVVMSFILLSFVVFAIIYFV